CAATTGTTTGGAGTTACAAATTGTTTAACCATTTTATTCTTGTTTCTCTCTGCAAGTTTTTTATCTTACTCTATTGAATTAAAATAGTGTCCTACCATCGTGGAATCCCAAGAGTTGAATTTGACAGTGGACATACaagcatcaaacatgaaattcctTGTCAAATGAGAACATCTAAATGTCGGGGACGCACTAATTTGTTCCAACTCTCACGGTCTCACTATTGTCGTCCCTCGTAGTATTATTATTCGGCTGGTTAGGTTTATTGTAACTAGATCTGAAACTTCATATTTTCATAATACGTTTGGTTTAAGTTTGTGGatatttttcataatttgaaatATGTAATTAGTAATTTTCTGGAGCATATAATTTACGAGATTTACTTGCTTAAATTTCTTGTTTATATGCTTAAATTAGAGAAGTCGGAATTTTTAATTGTTGCATTTATTTTTATTGGGAATTTTCTGAACTTTGGATAAACGAGTCGGAGTCGGATGTGGCTCAGTCCGATTAGAACAATGTCAAATTGGGGGTTTTCGGAGTCGGACTCAGAGGCGGATTTTGGGTCCGGTTACTAATCGGATCGGATTCGGATCTGGCATAGTCCAACACGAGTCCGACCCGTTGACATCCCTACTCACTTGtataaaatcaaaaaaagaaaaaagaaaaaaaaaactgactGGTGATCACGGGGCACCTCATATGCGCCTTTGATGCACCTTTAATGCGCCTCTTGAATGTGCCTTGCCTAGAACAAAAAAGTGCTATACCCCAATTGCCTAGCACCTCAGCACCTAGGCATTCCATTTCATACACTGATTCTTTTATGTTTCATTTCACTGAACCAAATGCCCCTTATTGTTAGCCATATGTAACTAAAATCAATGTTTTTTTTAACACAAAAACCTAATTATCATCACTTCTTATAATAAGCAAAGGGTTGTTTATTAgatttccaaataattttggCAACCAAATgtcaagtactccctccgtttttatTTAATTGCATCACTTGCATGGGCACACTGTTTTAGGTGGCAAATGCAagaataatattaaatgatgcaagtgggaattggttCTTGTAAAAACTACAAGTGGGATGAATAAACACCCATGTTACGTAAGTGATGCAAAATATATTTTGAGAAAATATAAAGAATTAACAAGTAGGGACCAAAGATTgagagaaaaattataaaataatgcAAAAGCCTTCCAAAAGAGGaagtgatgcaagtaaataaaaACATTCCTTTAGGTaagtgatgcaagtaaataaaaatggagggagtacacaCAGGGCCACCAATGAGAACTTCTCTTTTACATTTGTATGTGCGGGGAGATAATTCTAAGCAAATCAAATCTAAAAATCTCCAAAGGACCATCCCCCAACAAAATCCTATCATCCAAGGCACATGATTGAAGCCATGCTAACTTTATTTCCCTCCAAACAAGGTACCAAGAAAAGTAAGGACTCAAAGTGCAAGATCGCGTTAAAATTTCCCAAGGAAGAAACTTAGTTTATTGGCTTTAACTTCTTTTTCTCAGATCGCAAatgaaaatacaacaattacCTTTATACCCATATATATATTGCTAGAATTTAAGAGATTCAGAAAAACATATTGAGACGTAATGAATTGTCCTCACATAGGCTGGGAACGCTATGCTAATGAACCACTAACCCCCGCCCCCTCCCCCATGACAAAAAGTAAAAGCTCCACTAAAATAAGAAAAGGAGGGAGCAACAATAAATTATAAACTTAACTCGAAAAGGGAACATTTAACAACTTGTTGCACTTGATTCAACGAGATTTTTACTTCCTTTTCAGAATCCATGATAGATTTGGGCCATTCAGCTCATTATTTGGTTGAATTGTTTAGTGGGCCAACTAGGTCAATTTGGTTGTGGAATGCCTTCTTCAGAAATTAAAACACAGTTCACGTaccaaaaggttggattaagtCCTGGTCTAGCTAGCCAGCAATAGCATACAaaccaaaaatattaaaaaactccCCAAAATAATCTCGGGGAAATATAAATTATCCTAGTAGAATGAATATCGGGAACTAACTTTCTAATTAGGAagtcaaaaacataaaagagatCCTACATGAAAATAATATACTCTTTAAGAAATTGCTTATAGATATTAAACTTTAAAAGTAAAGGGTAgaagtattaattaaaaaagaaagGACATACCGAAATGAAAAGCGCATATGTGACAGTATACTGCATACCACATGTCAAATGATATCTGACATCCACTggtatacgaagtatatgatgAACTGTTGCGAACAATGGCACGGTGATGCTCAAACTTCAGAATGTCATGTTAATCCCAATTAAATGTCTCTCGTGAAGGGCTATCATTTTAAGAAATTCCATATCCATACTTGCACATCAAACCTTTTACTTGATCAAGCTTACATCTAGGACCCCACGTCCTGTAAGCTTGGATCATAATACTCCATGTTTTCACTGTTGGGTCAATTTTACTTTTCTCCATTTCGGCAAGAACATTTTCCATTTCCTCCATGAGGTTTTGTGATCCGTACATAACCATTTTACAGTGATAAAGGGACCTACAAACTCTCCATCCTGCACACTCTGAACGCTTGACAAAATGAGTGAGTTTATCAACAGCATTAGAATGGTAATAGGCTGTGATAATTTTACGCATCACACGCACAGAATTGACTGCAATGTTTTTCTCAAAAGCAACATTGATAAACTTGTCCATCCTCTCAAGCAGTTGTTCTTCTGCATAAACTTTAATAAGCAAAACATTCAGCCATGGTCTGTATTCTTGCTCCGGAACCAGCCTGATCAATTCATCAATCCTTTCAACTCTATTCTTACCAGAACCCTTACAATATGCAGAAATCATGGCTCTTATTAAGTTCACATTGTCCAAATCCAAATGCTGTTTTACGAGCTCATACATCTCTTCCATCATCTTCAAATTGCCAGAATGTGAATAGCCTCTTAGCATTAACATGTAAGTGTTATTATCGGGATCAATGCCCCTATCCTTCATTACCAAATAGGTGTTCTCCATCCGATCCCACATCCAAGCTGTTACATATCCAGCAATCAAATTATTATATGTAACCACATTAGGGCAGAGGCCTGAGTCATATATCTCTTGAAGTGTTGCTTCCATATGATATATCAACATCAAGCGACCAAACACAGAAATAAGGATGTTGTATGTTACAATTGTAGCACTACAACATTCTTCCATCTTGAACTCCCGAAAAAGTGATTGACATTTATCTGGCAAACCATTGGTCATATAAACACTCATTAATGCATTATACGTAGACGATGTTTTGGCATTGTTGTTCACAGCTTCGGTAAATAATTCCACAGCAAGTTCGACATCCCTAGCTCTACCAGCAACCATAATACCCTTTGCATACTCTTCAGAAGTGATAGGACATCTTAAGCCATCGTTTCTTCTTCGCCAGTTAAAAACCTAAATTCAAATATTAAAACCTCCACTAAGCAAGGCCATTATAATTGATACAAAAAAACGAAATTCGTCACAATTATGCATTGGACGTGTTTTAGATCTAAAATTTATAGAAAATACAATTAGAATCCAAGTAAAGTGGAACTTTTCTTGATACTTATAGATCCTGAAACCACAACATTGACAAATGAATCAAAACTCCAACCATCGAATACATGCCATTTCTTTTCATGGTACTTTACATTCTCATGATTGAGCTGCAAAACTAGACATAAACATGGACATTCATAACCTAGGTCCTGAAGAAAATATGTTTGAAACATACAAGTACATACACCACCGTCTGAAACATACTAGCTTACACCATCTAAAGTAAGATATAAATCAACATGCAAATAAATAAAACTTGTCTAAATATTGTAAATCCTAAAACCAATATGGATTTGTAGGTGCCCCGAGTACGCCTAGAACTAAGTACACTGAAGGCTATATTCTTGTTCATTTAGATAGCTCCATTCTAATCACATCATTGACGGAGATTCAATCAACCAACCAGTCAAATCGGCAACAAAACTTCCTAGAACAAATCATTTCTTTTCATGGTAAGCAGCACAATCACATATAAAGATGAAGTTTTGTAAGATGTGCCATAAAAAATATACTGTCTCAAACATAAACTAATTCAATAAACAGTGTTCTATATATTTCATATAACAAATACAAATCAGCAGTAGATAAGCAAACAAACACCTGCAAATTAAGATGAATTTGCAAATTAAGAAGACCCACCTCAACAGCTAAAGAGGGAAAATCATAAAGTTGACTCAAAAGCTCAATCAAAGCAGACCCATCATCGTAAGAGTCAAAAAGAGGCGAACCCATTTCTTCAAGCAATTCATAAGCACTTGCAGCACCGTCATACGTTTCAACCAACTTATCTCTCAACACTTTAACTTTACGGATTAAATGATCTTTCTTTTTCGGTATACGGTGATCGGGAGAGGTGAATATCCAAGCGAGATTTCCAACTGTGTTGGGAAAACTAGATGCATTCGTAGAAGGAGAAGAGTCTGAAGTAGATGAATAGAAACAACAATGGTGAAATGAGGTGGGTTTTGCGGCGGATTCAGGGAGAGAAAGGAAGGGAGAAGAGGGTGGCGGTGGGAGGATGTTGGGGCGGTGGCGATGCCGGTAGTGGCGGAGGAGCCGCCATTGAAGCCTCATTGAAAAACACGAAAAGAGGGGATAAATTGGTGGAATTGAAgaaaggttggattttggaatggtactaaattaaattaaattaaattacaattgttGTGGTGCCATTGCAAATGGTTGTTAAAGAGGTATTtgcggaaattaatttgattttgtgAAGAAAGAGGGAAGAACAAAGGAGATATGGCCATTATGGTGAATAGGGTTTTAGGAAGTAGGGCTAGAGACTAGAGAGTAGAGATTTTGAAAGAGGGCCTTTTAGGCCATTTGGGTGACAGTGTTCGCAAACGAGTTTTTATTTAGGATGAAAATAACCTGTATTGGTAATTTGGTACTCGTATAAATAAAGATTTGATATAAATTATAATCGGTAATAACTATTAATAATATACTACTCAATATCAATAAGTTTGTTAATGTTCAAAATGGAACTCATTATTCTTGTTCAAGACTTCCTCTTTGGGTGACTAGTTTAGTGTTTCAGACGTAGAGAGTTTTGGAAATGTAATTTGAGACGAATTAGCGGGGGTTTACAAGTTAATGCCCTTGGTAAACAATCAAAACATACCAAGATTTGTTACTGTTATTTAGCAAATATAATTGTGATTTAACAACTACCTCATATTATTGCAAACTGATTTTCAGTAAATTTTGAGAAAAATATAAAGCCAAACAACACTCTGTATACGGTACATTCAATCGCTTcgattgtgtatatttttggaTCTTATTACGAAATCGCAACTTTATAaacgttttaaacttttaatGTTAGGGTGAGTTTAATAAACTAGGAATTTCTCGAAACGGAATTCGAACcccaatcaaatttcaaaaatttaaATCGAATTAGAGTTTGTCAAATCCAAACCGGCTAACCATTTTCAAAAAGTATGAAACCAAAACTAAAAACGGTGGAACAACCGTTTTTGATATTATCCCCTAGTAAAACTAGGTTGTTTCCCTCCATGTTACTTATGAAATGGTCGAACTTCTTGTAAGATATCAAGATCTTCGGTCAACAACTCAACATATGTTGGGTTTACTCTGATTGGGCTTCTCAAGTTTAACTTTGGGCTATTTTTAGTGGATTGGGTTGGGTCCGATACCTTCCCCTATTAAAAAAGCATTTTTTGGGTTGGGTTATCCGTTCGGGATCGGGCACATACAAAACCGAGAAGCAAAGAGCAAGAAAAACATTGCATACTTGGTTTTTATTCGCTGTTACAAAAGATAGAACTGTGTACAAGGAACTAACTAAATTGAATACAATGTACATGATTAAAATCACAAGTCAACAGGAGAGGCATGATGAACACACATAAGCCAATGACCATCAACTCTTTCGAAAACATTAGTGGCAAATTGTCTTCCCCAGCTGCTGCCTTTAGTTTTAACCAATTCAACACAAGTTACATATCCAACATCTCCTTTCACATGCACCTGTACATCTCTCAGCTCGATTTCCAAAGGAAATTCATAGTCTACCCACACATATTCCCAGCTTCGCATAACAAGATCGTAACCAGATATCCCACTTGCACCAGGATGAACGCAGCACACGGCATCCCCTTTTGCCCAAAGGGTTTGCATCGAGGCTAGATCTCCTATCCTGAACGCATTGTAAAACCGAGCAT
This Spinacia oleracea cultivar Varoflay chromosome 6, BTI_SOV_V1, whole genome shotgun sequence DNA region includes the following protein-coding sequences:
- the LOC110799910 gene encoding pentatricopeptide repeat-containing protein At2g30780, whose protein sequence is MRLQWRLLRHYRHRHRPNILPPPPSSPFLSLPESAAKPTSFHHCCFYSSTSDSSPSTNASSFPNTVGNLAWIFTSPDHRIPKKKDHLIRKVKVLRDKLVETYDGAASAYELLEEMGSPLFDSYDDGSALIELLSQLYDFPSLAVEVFNWRRRNDGLRCPITSEEYAKGIMVAGRARDVELAVELFTEAVNNNAKTSSTYNALMSVYMTNGLPDKCQSLFREFKMEECCSATIVTYNILISVFGRLMLIYHMEATLQEIYDSGLCPNVVTYNNLIAGYVTAWMWDRMENTYLVMKDRGIDPDNNTYMLMLRGYSHSGNLKMMEEMYELVKQHLDLDNVNLIRAMISAYCKGSGKNRVERIDELIRLVPEQEYRPWLNVLLIKVYAEEQLLERMDKFINVAFEKNIAVNSVRVMRKIITAYYHSNAVDKLTHFVKRSECAGWRVCRSLYHCKMVMYGSQNLMEEMENVLAEMEKSKIDPTVKTWSIMIQAYRTWGPRCKLDQVKGLMCKYGYGIS